TCCGAACAGGAATTGATCGCCTTTTGCGAAAGCCGATTGGCGCGCTATAAGGTTCCGGTTGCCGTATACTTCGTTGCCGAGCTTCCGCGAAACGCGGCGAACAAATTGCTGAGACGCAAGCTCGCGACATTGGCGGAGGGAATCGAACGATGAAGTTGCGTGCAGTGACGCTTTATCATACGCGGATGACGCTTAAGGCTCCGTTTGTGACCAGCTTTGGCGCGGTGCACGAACGGGACGGAATCCTGGTGGAAGTAAAAGACGCGGAGGGCTTGAGCGGCTGGGGCGAGTGCGTCGCATTCGCATTCCCGTGGTATACGGAGGAGACGATCGAAACGTGCCGGCATATGCTGGTTGACTTTTTAATCCCGCTTTTGCGGCAAAAAGTCATTTCCCGCCCCAGCGAAGTGTTCCCTTTATTCAGTGGCATCAGGCGAAATTATATGGCCAAAGCGGCGATCGAGTGCGCGATTTGGGATTTGTACGCGAAACAGCGCAACGAGCCGCTTGCGCATGCGCTGGGGGGCGTCCGGCCGGCGATCGAAGTCGGCGTCTCGCTCGGCATTGCGCCGATATCGCAACTTTTGCAACAGATTGAAGATTATTTGGCAGCGGGATACAAACGGGTGAAAGTAAAAATCAAACCCGGCTTCGATGTGCAAGCGCTGCGGGAAATCAGGCGGCATTTTCCCGACATTGCCCTGCAGGCGGACGCCAACTCCGCATACACGCTGGATGATCTGCCCCTGTTGCAGGCTTTGGACGAATTTCAACTGTTGATGATCGAGCAGCCGCTTGCCGCCGACGATATCATCCAGCATGCGACTTTGCAGCGGAAGCTGGCAACGCCGGTATGTCTGGATGAAAGCATCGTGACTTGCGAAGACGCCGAAAATGCCATTGCGCTTGGCAGCTGCCGCGTCATCAACGTAAAGCTTGGCCGGGTCGGGGGCTTCGCCCAGGCAAAGCGCATCCATGACCTGTGCCGCGCGCACGGCATAGCTGTTTGGTGCGGCGGCATGCTGGAGACAGGCATCGGGCGCGCCCACAATATCGCGCTAGCCAGCCTCGCACAGTTTACTTTACCGGGCGATATTTCAGCGTCGTCGCGCTATTGGGAACAAGATATCATAGTTCCTGAAGTGATCGTACAAAACGGCACAATTCGCGTTCCGGACACGCCCGGCATCGGTTATTCGGTTGATGGCGAGCGGCTGCAACGGGCAACGGTCCATCGGGAAACGATCAAGTGGTAATCTTCAATTTGATTTCTGGGCAAACAAAACGAAGCGCAAATCCGTGCCTGAAATTGCTGATACGAAATTTCAGGCGCGGATTTGCGCTAAAATTTGCAACCGCCTTCCCACCCAACGCTAACGGACGTAGCGGAGGCTATTTGCCGAAAAACGGCTGCGCAAAAATTTTAACGGACGCCACAGCGACTATTCGCCTTATTTTTGCCTGAATACCGCACAAAGCGCTAAAATAAGCGCAACTGCGTCCGTTAAATTTGGAAACCGGGCGTAAAACCCAAAATAGCCTCTGTCACGTCCGTTAGAGTCGGAAAGCGCCCTGCCACGACTGTTTAAAAGCTGCAATCCGGCAAACCGACCGAGTTTCCGTCAGCAAGCAATACGCGGCATTAGCCACAGATTGCTTTTCCGCAGGCTTTAGCCTGAACAGTCGGCATTCAGTCGCTGACAGGAAACTACCGGCTTAAGCGGGAAGCCGTTTAGTCCGCTTTATAAGTTAGCACGCGGCCCCACAGACTTTTGGTGCCCCAAATGCCTTGACGCAAGCACTCCAACTGGACGATCTGGCTGTGGTCGACAAAGACGTTGACTTCAGGGCCGTAATTCTTCACATACCAGGCAAATACATCCGGATCGGACGCTTCAAACATGACTTTTTCCGTGCCCAGTTCGGCGGCAATTCTCGTAGCGATATCGGTGCGCCAGGTGTGCACGCTCTCGGTGATGCCTTCCGACTCGATCATGATCATATAGGCGCCCGCTTCCAGGCAGCGTTTGGCGATTGTAATGGCCCGCGACGGATCGGTGGTGCCTTCCGCCGCCAATTCATCCGCGGCAGTTGCGCCGCCGGCGCCAAATTGCACGCCGACTTCCGGTTTTGCCAGCATGCCCGCTTTTTGCACTTTTTCCACAAGGCGCAAAATATCGTCCGTCGGCATGGTGATGAAGCCGGTTGAAATTTCAATGATATCAAAGCCGAGGCGTTTGCATTCTTTCAAATAATGATCGACAGCGCCGGCGCCTTGTCTGAGCACGGTTTCGAGAAATCCCCCGGTAGACACCTTGACGTTATGTTCATG
This genomic interval from Bacilli bacterium contains the following:
- the menC gene encoding o-succinylbenzoate synthase, which encodes MKLRAVTLYHTRMTLKAPFVTSFGAVHERDGILVEVKDAEGLSGWGECVAFAFPWYTEETIETCRHMLVDFLIPLLRQKVISRPSEVFPLFSGIRRNYMAKAAIECAIWDLYAKQRNEPLAHALGGVRPAIEVGVSLGIAPISQLLQQIEDYLAAGYKRVKVKIKPGFDVQALREIRRHFPDIALQADANSAYTLDDLPLLQALDEFQLLMIEQPLAADDIIQHATLQRKLATPVCLDESIVTCEDAENAIALGSCRVINVKLGRVGGFAQAKRIHDLCRAHGIAVWCGGMLETGIGRAHNIALASLAQFTLPGDISASSRYWEQDIIVPEVIVQNGTIRVPDTPGIGYSVDGERLQRATVHRETIKW
- a CDS encoding phosphosulfolactate synthase yields the protein MGYKAFTELLTNYRQPKPRTRGVTEIRGPYYSVMGKRYLTDVLETMGEYVDSLKFAGGSFTLMPEERIREILDLAHEHNVKVSTGGFLETVLRQGAGAVDHYLKECKRLGFDIIEISTGFITMPTDDILRLVEKVQKAGMLAKPEVGVQFGAGGATAADELAAEGTTDPSRAITIAKRCLEAGAYMIMIESEGITESVHTWRTDIATRIAAELGTEKVMFEASDPDVFAWYVKNYGPEVNVFVDHSQIVQLECLRQGIWGTKSLWGRVLTYKAD